The Lewinella sp. 4G2 nucleotide sequence CCTTGTGGATCATCCAGTCGCTGATACGGCCGGGGAAGCGGTTCATAGTTGATGGTTTTGGGGCCGCACGCAGCGCCCGGATGGTAGTGGGAAGCAATGATCCGTACCGGTGGACACCATTCTTTACAGGCTAGTGCTCATCCTTGATCTCCTCATAATCGATGTAATCATCCTCGTCGCCGGGTTGGGGCTGGCGGGGATCGTGAAAGTCCGTATTCACATCCACCTCAGGGGGGCGGGGGGCGCCCTTTACCTGAGCCTGGACGTTCTGGTACCACGTATAACCGCGGTACGCCAGGTAGATGAACAATGCCGTGAAGAGAAAATCCATGACGCGAAGATAACCGGCTTTGATTGGATAAAGATCAGCTACGGACCTTTCTACCGCATCAATACCACCGAGCCAGAAGCTGACTGAACCTCTCCCGTTCGGAGGCGGAAGGTTACCGACCAAATAAAGGCACCGCTCGTAACGGCCTGGCCATTAAAGGTGCCATCCCACCCCCGGCCGGCCCGGTTGGGGAGGTAGCCGCCATCCTCCCAGAGCAGGGCACCCCAGCGGTTGAAGATGCGGAAGGATTCAATCTCCGCCACCTGCTGGGGGTTGGCGAATACGCTGACGAAGTCATTCATCCCGTCATTGTTGGGAGAGAAGATATTGGGGACGAAGACCGGTACTCGACCATCGATGGCTACCTGGGTCACGAGGCTATCCCGGCAGCCATAAATGTCCTCAACGGCCAAGCTGATGGATTGGGTTTCCGGCGCCATCACGTTGGTCTCCGGGCAATCCGGGCAATCAAATAGCTCGGGTGGCGACCAACTATAGGAAAAGATCTGCTCATCGGGGACGAAGTAATCCACCGCAATACGGGCAGTCCCCGCCAGTTCCTGGGGGACGAGTGTCGGCAGGCGAGCCATGCGCGGGGCAGCCTGCGGCCAAAAGAAGGAAGGGTCCGTCACCACGCAACCCGCTGCGTCCCGGACGTACAACTGATAGAACTCACCCGGCCGCAGGCGGTCAAAGCCTGTTTCGTCGAAGTAATTCGTACCGTTCACGCTGTACGAGTAGGGAGGTAATCCCCCTTGGGCCGAGGGTCGCAACGGCGCCCGCCGGATATTTTCACAGTTGATCTCCGGCAGCAGCACGGGGTCGGGGTTCATCAATTCCACGTCGCGCTCGTCGGTACACCCCAACGAATCCGTTACGCCGACGCGGTAGGTGCCGGCAGGTAAATCGTCGTAGGAGAGTTGCGTGGTATCCTGCCCGTTGAAGGTATAGGTGTAGGGAGCCGTCGTCGGTACGTGGGTCAGTTCTACCGTGCCATCCGTCAGGCCGGCGCAGCTCGGGTTGGTCGTCCGTGGGCTCAGGAAGGGCGCCAGGAAGCTTACTTTGAAGGCCGTATCGAGCCGGCTCGTACAGGCTTGGTCCTGAATGCGCGTCAGCCGGTAGTCGCCGCCGCGGGGGAAGGACCAGGTTTGGAGGGAATCCTCCGCAAAGACCTGCGTTTCCAATCCGCCACCACTTACGGAATAGGTCACCGTGAATGGCCCCTGCCCGGTCAGGAAGAAATCGCCGAGTACGGTGCCGTCGGCGCAGCCCCGGAAGTCCTGGGCCTCCGCAGCCAACCGCGGTGGCTCGCTGCGGAAGGTATTTACGGTCTTACGCTGAGTTTGCCCGCAGTTGTCGGATACCGTCACGGCGATCTCGGCCGGCAGCGGACTGGCGAGCTCCGGGTTAGCTTCCGCCGAGCCGAAGCTCCAATTGTAGCGGAAGGGCGGCACGCCACCCTCCACGAGGGCGTCCAACCGGGCGGTTTCGCCGGGGCAGTAAAAGGCTTCTTCCAAACCCAGGTCCAGTGGTTCCGGCTCCTTGATGAGGAATTGGATGGAGTCCGTAAAACAGGCGCAGGGTACGTCGAGGTAGAACCAGATGTTCTCCGTCCCTTCGTTGACGTTATCGGCGAAGGCCGTGACGGGTACGAGGGCAAAGTCCTCCCCCGCGGGGATGACGACGGTGCCGTTTCCGGAAGCAAAATCCCGACCGCGGGTAGCCGTCGAGTTGCGGCCGATCCGGTAATTCACGGTCTGGGGTGAATTAGGGTTACTATCCGGTCCCCGCTGTACGCGGAAGTTTACGGGAGAGCAACCTTCGTAAACGACCGGTGGCTCATCGCCCGCCACGTCGTCCTCCAAACTCACACTGCCACCGAGGTTGAAGCTGCCCGCTTCGAGGAAGACGGCGGAATCGAATTGGTTATCCGTAATATCAGCAACGACGAGGCGGATGTGGTAGGTCTGGCATACCCGCAGGCGGACGGTCGCTTCGAGCACGGTCGTCTGCCCGTCGTATTCAATCAATTCGAAGCGGGGGCCACGGCCCGTACCGCCCCGGCACCGGTTGCTTTCCCGGATGTCGGGGAACTCATTATCAAGGTAGTATTGGGAGTTCGACCGGAAGTTGACGTTGTTGATGGATACGGCCTGGTCCGTCCCCGGCACCAGCGCCAGGTTGATCGCCCGGTTCGAGAACGGCCCCCGGATGCCCGGCCCACTGATGAAGAAGCCAAAAATGTCGTTGAAATTCTGGCCCACGAATTCGCAGTATTCCTCGGAAGCGAATACGTAGCGGAAGGTGACTTCCGGCGTCAGGGGCACGAAATCGAATTCGATGCCGGCCCGGTCGTAGACGTCGCCCGTAGAGGCAACGTTCAGGTCCTGATCCGAGGTAAAGGTCTCGTCGAAACGGAAGCCGGTACTCGTATAATTATTGGGGCCGACGGCCAGTTTGGCCTTCCCGGTGGAGAGGATGATCCCTTCGTCGAAGCCCACGCTGGAGAGGCCGCCCTTAAAGAAACCGAGGGCGCCTTCGCTCTCGCCGATCTGCTTGATGTTGGTGATCGTTTCGCAGGAGCCGGAGGTGAACACGTCGCGCACGAGGGTTTCGGCGTCGAAGGAATCGTCCACTTCCAGCGTTTGGGCGGGGAGGGAAGCGGTACCGATCAACAACGAAATTAGTGTCAGTAGCAGGCGCATCAGGCTCGGAGGGGATCATGTCCGGTGCGAAAAAGGTCGTCCGTTCTTCCAACGCCGGCCGGGGCCGTTTGTGGGGAGTTGGGGCGCATTAGTAACGGTAATTTCGTCATTTTATGCGAATACTTTGTTTGGCGGCCCGGTCCTGCCCTGCTTGCCCTCCTCCCTGGCACCCGCGGCAGCGCCCCTTGATCGCGCGTCACGGGGCGAAGCACGGACTTATCTTTGGGCTTATGTTCCACTACCGTGTTCTGCTGATGTGTTTGCTGATACTCTGCGCAGGTGGGGTGGCACGGGCGGCTGGCAATGACGTGGACGGCGGAATGATCGCCGGCAACGGAGGGGAGATTGTTGCCTTTTGCCCGGGCCTGGAGCTCGACCAAACGGTCATATTTACCTCCACCAGCCCGCGGCAGGACAGCAACTATTTCTACGCCATCACGACGGCGACGGACGAGCCGGTGGTGATCGAAATTTTGGATAGCAACCGTTTCGATTTCGGGCCGGTGAATCTCGAAGAGCTGCGGGTATATGCCATCAGCTACACGGGCAATCTCGCCGTTGTCCCCGGTTTCCCGATCACGCTCAGGCCGCTTTCGGACGGCTGTTTCGCCCTGTCGAATAACTTCGTGACCATCGTGATGGATACGCCGGAGGAGGGGCAACTCGCTACCCGGGCGGGTGACGATACGATCACCGTAAACGTGGAATCGGCCACCGAAAGCACCGTGTTTTTCGACCTCAGCAACAACCCCCGCCTGCCCCAACAACTGGTGGTGACGGACACGAACAACCTGATTTTATCCGTCTTTGACAACGTAGACAGCCTGAATTTTCTGGGCGCTGACGCAGGTGCCTGCCGGGTGTGGGGCATAGCCTACGCGGCGGACCCGGGGGCCGAACCCGGCACCGAATTGACCGCAGAATTGAGGTCGGACGGCTGCGCGGTGAGGTCCGTCAACTTCGTCCGGATCAACCGGATCAAGGACCCCGTTTCGACGGGAAGCGAGCCCGGCAATGCCAATTTTGCCCGTCTGAAAGTGTATCCCAACCCGGTAACTGACGGCCAGGCCACCCTACGGCTAACAGGGCTAAGAGCCGGTGAACCAGGCTTCTTGCAATTATTGAGTGTGGACGGAAGACCGATCCTTACCCTCCCCCACCCAGTCGCCGCTGAGGCAACTTTGCGCCTGGACCTGACGGATCTTCCGCCGGGAATTTACTTCGCGGTTTACGCCACTTCGGCCGGCCGTGCGTTTACCAGATTCATCGTCCACTGATCTCCCCTCCCGATGCAAACCCTGTTGCTTACGATCGTCTGCCTGCTTTTCGTTGCCATGCTGGCGGTGAATATTTACTTCCGGGCGAAGGTGCTACGGGCATACCGATTGCTGGTGCAGGGGCGGGTGGACTTTACCCCGGCCCAGATCTTCAGCACGGCGCGGGTGGAGGATGAGATCGTACCCAACTACCCCGGCCAGGAACAGCCGATCCGCGACTTCAGTCGCTACCTGCAGCTGAGTATTAAGATGACGACCGTGCTGATGGCCCTCATCACCGCGTTCGGCGGTATTCTGATGTGGTACCGGTTTGAGTAGCTCCCCTGGTTTGCCGCCGGACTTTGGGCGATTGGCGCGTAAACTGAACCTCCCCCTTTTCCCTACCTTTAGGTAATAAATAAACGAACTACGACTATGAACCACCAGCTTTACGATTTCGGTATGATTGGCCTCGGCGTAATGGGCCGCAATTTTCTCCTCAACGTCGCCGACGACGGCTTCGCCGCCCTGGGCACCGACATTAATGAAGACAGCGTCAAGGCACTCAACGAAGAGGGCGAAGGCATGAACGTGAAGGGCGTCCACACCCAGAAAGAATTCGTGGAGTTGCTGAGTAAACCGCGCAAGATCATGCTGCTCGTACCGGCCGGTAAGATCGTGGACAAGGTCATCGAAGGCCTCCTACCCCTGCTGGATGATGACGACATCATCATCGACGGTGGTAACAGCCACTACGACGATACGAACCGCCGCTACGAATACCTGAAGACCAAGAATATCCGCTTCCTCGGTACCGGCGTTTCCGGTGGCGCTGAGGGTGCCCGCCGTGGCCCCAGCATCATGCCCGGTGGCGATAAATCTGCGTGGGAAGACGTGAAGTCCGTCCTCGAAACCGTAGCCGCCAAGGTGAACGGAGAACCCTGCGTAACCTACATCGGGGAGTCCAGCTCCGGCCACTACGTGAAGATGGTCCACAACGGCATCGAGTACGGCCTGATGCAACTCATCGCGGAGGCTTACGATATCCTCAAGCGCGTCGGCGGCATGGGTAACGACGAAATGAGCGCTCTCTTTGACCAGTGGAACAAGGGCCGCCTCAACAGCTTCCTCATGGAGATCAGCGCCGATATCCTCAAGCAGCGCGACGAGAAGATGGACACGCACTTGCTCGATCTCATCCTCGACAAGGCCAAGCAAAAGGGTACCGGTAAGTGGACAAGCCAGACGGCGATGGACCTCGGCGTTCCCGTCCCAACTATCGATTCCGCCGTTACGATGCGGGGCATTTCTGCCTTCCGGGAGTACCGGCAGGATGTGTCGAAGATGTTTGAGCACGTCCATACCCCCGAAGAAACCCTGACCGGTGAGGCACTGGCTGAATCAGTGGAAAAGGCACTTTACTCCGCTTTCATCATCACCTACGCGCAGGGGATGCACCTGCTGGCCGAAGCCAGCGAGGAACTGAATTACAACCTCGACCTGGAAGGCATCGCTCGCATCTGGCGGGGTGGCTGTATCATCCGCGCTACCCTCCTCGAAAAGATCCGTAAGGCCTACAGCAAGCGCGACGGGCTGAAGAACATGATGGCGACCTCAGAATTCCGCGACGAATTATTCGATTGCCGCGACTGTACGGTGGACGTTTTGACCGCCGCCATGAAAGCGGGCGTGCCGACGCTGTGTCTCTCCTCCGCCTTTAACTACTACGAGTCCTTCCGTTCGGCGCGGCTGCCCCTCAACATGGTGCAGGCCCAGCGGGATTACTTCGGCTCCCACACCTACGAGCGGATTGACCAGACGGGTATCTTCCATACGGATTGGGGGAAGTAAGATCGGCTCCTGATCACTTCTTGCTACCTTGCAGTTTTAATCAAGTAGTCTAAGCTTTCAGCCCCATGGATATTCTCTACACCGCCATCCAACACGCGCACTCTGGCTTGCGCTGGGTGGTGCTCATTTTACTCGTTGCGGCCATCATCAAAGCGGCTAGCAAGCGGCGTGGTGGTTCGGTTTACCCCGGTAAGGATTCGTTGGCGCTGTTTGCCTTCATCTCTACCCACATCCAGTTGTTGCTGGGTTT carries:
- a CDS encoding choice-of-anchor L domain-containing protein; translation: MRLLLTLISLLIGTASLPAQTLEVDDSFDAETLVRDVFTSGSCETITNIKQIGESEGALGFFKGGLSSVGFDEGIILSTGKAKLAVGPNNYTSTGFRFDETFTSDQDLNVASTGDVYDRAGIEFDFVPLTPEVTFRYVFASEEYCEFVGQNFNDIFGFFISGPGIRGPFSNRAINLALVPGTDQAVSINNVNFRSNSQYYLDNEFPDIRESNRCRGGTGRGPRFELIEYDGQTTVLEATVRLRVCQTYHIRLVVADITDNQFDSAVFLEAGSFNLGGSVSLEDDVAGDEPPVVYEGCSPVNFRVQRGPDSNPNSPQTVNYRIGRNSTATRGRDFASGNGTVVIPAGEDFALVPVTAFADNVNEGTENIWFYLDVPCACFTDSIQFLIKEPEPLDLGLEEAFYCPGETARLDALVEGGVPPFRYNWSFGSAEANPELASPLPAEIAVTVSDNCGQTQRKTVNTFRSEPPRLAAEAQDFRGCADGTVLGDFFLTGQGPFTVTYSVSGGGLETQVFAEDSLQTWSFPRGGDYRLTRIQDQACTSRLDTAFKVSFLAPFLSPRTTNPSCAGLTDGTVELTHVPTTAPYTYTFNGQDTTQLSYDDLPAGTYRVGVTDSLGCTDERDVELMNPDPVLLPEINCENIRRAPLRPSAQGGLPPYSYSVNGTNYFDETGFDRLRPGEFYQLYVRDAAGCVVTDPSFFWPQAAPRMARLPTLVPQELAGTARIAVDYFVPDEQIFSYSWSPPELFDCPDCPETNVMAPETQSISLAVEDIYGCRDSLVTQVAIDGRVPVFVPNIFSPNNDGMNDFVSVFANPQQVAEIESFRIFNRWGALLWEDGGYLPNRAGRGWDGTFNGQAVTSGAFIWSVTFRLRTGEVQSASGSVVLMR
- a CDS encoding T9SS type A sorting domain-containing protein: MFHYRVLLMCLLILCAGGVARAAGNDVDGGMIAGNGGEIVAFCPGLELDQTVIFTSTSPRQDSNYFYAITTATDEPVVIEILDSNRFDFGPVNLEELRVYAISYTGNLAVVPGFPITLRPLSDGCFALSNNFVTIVMDTPEEGQLATRAGDDTITVNVESATESTVFFDLSNNPRLPQQLVVTDTNNLILSVFDNVDSLNFLGADAGACRVWGIAYAADPGAEPGTELTAELRSDGCAVRSVNFVRINRIKDPVSTGSEPGNANFARLKVYPNPVTDGQATLRLTGLRAGEPGFLQLLSVDGRPILTLPHPVAAEATLRLDLTDLPPGIYFAVYATSAGRAFTRFIVH
- the gndA gene encoding NADP-dependent phosphogluconate dehydrogenase; this encodes MNHQLYDFGMIGLGVMGRNFLLNVADDGFAALGTDINEDSVKALNEEGEGMNVKGVHTQKEFVELLSKPRKIMLLVPAGKIVDKVIEGLLPLLDDDDIIIDGGNSHYDDTNRRYEYLKTKNIRFLGTGVSGGAEGARRGPSIMPGGDKSAWEDVKSVLETVAAKVNGEPCVTYIGESSSGHYVKMVHNGIEYGLMQLIAEAYDILKRVGGMGNDEMSALFDQWNKGRLNSFLMEISADILKQRDEKMDTHLLDLILDKAKQKGTGKWTSQTAMDLGVPVPTIDSAVTMRGISAFREYRQDVSKMFEHVHTPEETLTGEALAESVEKALYSAFIITYAQGMHLLAEASEELNYNLDLEGIARIWRGGCIIRATLLEKIRKAYSKRDGLKNMMATSEFRDELFDCRDCTVDVLTAAMKAGVPTLCLSSAFNYYESFRSARLPLNMVQAQRDYFGSHTYERIDQTGIFHTDWGK